The following proteins come from a genomic window of Myxococcales bacterium:
- the fdhF gene encoding formate dehydrogenase subunit alpha, producing MYSVKEPDAGTPAREQTPGEELVSLEIDGILVRVPRGSSVMRAAAEAKVRVPRLCATDSLEAFGSCRLCLVEIEGKRGYPASCTTPVEPGMRVRTQSDRLAKLRRGSMELYISDHPLDCLTCSANGNCELQEMAGVVGLREVRYAPGKNHLSAEKDLSSPYFTFDPSKCIACARCVRACDEIQGTFALTLAGRGFDTAVAAGPTSFLESECVSCGACVQACPTATLMEKSIIEAGQPDRAVVTTCAYCGVGCSFRAELKGSEVVRMVPHKDGHANHGHSCVKGRFAWGYATHPDRVRSPMIRGSISEPWREVSWEEALAYAASELRRIQEKYGRGAIGGITSSRCSNEETYLVQKLVRTAFGNNNVDTCARVCHSPTGYGLKTTLGESAGTQDFDSVRQADVIVVIGANPTDGHPVFASQLKRRLREEPRAKLIVIDPRGIDLVRTPHVEAAHHLKLRPGTNVAIINALAHVIATENLHASAFIAERCEPEAFERWLAFIREPRCSPEATAAETGVPAATVREAARLYAAGGNGAIYYGLGVTEHSQGSTMVMGIANLAMLTGNLGRPGVGVNPLRGQNNVQGSCDMGSFPHELPGYRHVSDPAVRALFETAWGTTLEPEPGLRIPNMFDAALDGSFKGLYVQGEDIAQSDPDTHHVAAALGSLECLIVQDLFMNETAKLAHVFLPGSSFLEKDGTFTNAERRISRVRKVMPPLAGKADWETTVGLAAALGYTMSYSHPSEVMDEIARLTPTFRGVSYARIDALGSLQWPCNDEAPDGTPVMHVGEFVRGRGRFVVTEYVPTSERVTRKFPLLLTTGRILSQYNVGAQTRRTLNVVWHDEDLLEIHPHDAEHRGIREGDRVSLASRVGDTVLRATVTERVQPGVVYTTFHHPESGANVVTTDNADWATSCPEYKVTAVQVALVTELSGWQRRFERDSEAQHGLVQLRARRERSGGGGAS from the coding sequence ATGTACTCAGTGAAGGAGCCCGACGCGGGCACGCCCGCGCGCGAGCAGACCCCCGGGGAAGAGCTCGTGTCGCTCGAGATCGACGGCATTCTCGTCCGCGTCCCGCGCGGCTCGTCGGTCATGCGCGCCGCGGCGGAGGCGAAGGTGCGCGTGCCCCGGCTGTGCGCCACCGACTCGCTCGAGGCGTTCGGCTCGTGTCGCCTGTGCCTGGTGGAGATCGAGGGCAAGCGGGGCTACCCGGCCTCGTGCACGACGCCGGTCGAGCCGGGCATGAGGGTGCGCACGCAGTCGGACCGCCTCGCGAAGCTCCGCCGCGGCTCCATGGAGCTCTACATCTCCGACCACCCGCTCGACTGCCTCACCTGCTCGGCCAACGGCAACTGCGAGCTTCAAGAGATGGCCGGCGTCGTGGGGCTCCGCGAGGTGCGCTACGCTCCTGGCAAGAACCACCTGTCGGCGGAGAAGGACCTCTCGAGCCCGTATTTCACCTTCGACCCGAGCAAGTGCATCGCCTGCGCGCGCTGCGTGCGCGCGTGCGACGAGATCCAGGGCACCTTCGCCCTCACGCTCGCCGGGCGTGGGTTCGACACCGCCGTCGCCGCCGGGCCCACGAGCTTCCTCGAGTCCGAGTGCGTCTCGTGTGGCGCCTGCGTGCAGGCCTGCCCGACCGCGACGCTCATGGAAAAGTCAATCATCGAGGCTGGCCAGCCCGACCGCGCGGTGGTCACGACCTGCGCCTACTGCGGCGTCGGCTGCTCGTTCCGCGCCGAGCTCAAGGGCTCGGAGGTGGTGCGGATGGTGCCTCACAAAGACGGCCACGCGAACCACGGGCACTCCTGCGTGAAGGGCCGCTTCGCGTGGGGCTACGCGACCCACCCCGACCGGGTGCGGTCGCCGATGATCCGCGGGTCGATCTCCGAGCCGTGGCGCGAGGTCTCGTGGGAAGAGGCGCTCGCGTACGCGGCCTCCGAGCTGCGTCGCATCCAGGAGAAATACGGGCGCGGCGCCATCGGCGGCATCACCTCGTCACGGTGTTCCAACGAGGAGACCTACCTCGTCCAGAAGCTCGTGCGGACCGCGTTCGGCAACAACAACGTCGACACGTGCGCGCGCGTCTGCCACTCGCCCACCGGCTACGGCCTGAAGACCACCCTCGGCGAGTCGGCCGGCACGCAGGACTTCGACTCCGTGCGGCAGGCCGACGTCATCGTGGTCATCGGGGCGAACCCCACGGACGGGCACCCCGTGTTCGCGTCCCAGCTCAAGCGACGCCTCCGCGAGGAGCCGCGCGCGAAGCTCATCGTGATCGACCCGCGCGGCATCGATCTCGTGCGCACTCCGCACGTCGAGGCGGCCCACCACCTGAAGCTCCGACCGGGCACGAACGTCGCGATCATCAACGCCCTCGCCCACGTCATCGCGACCGAGAACCTCCACGCGAGCGCGTTCATCGCCGAGCGCTGCGAGCCGGAGGCGTTCGAGCGGTGGCTCGCGTTCATCCGCGAGCCGCGGTGCTCGCCGGAGGCCACCGCCGCCGAGACAGGCGTGCCGGCGGCCACCGTGCGTGAGGCCGCGAGGCTCTACGCCGCCGGCGGAAACGGAGCGATCTACTACGGTCTGGGCGTCACCGAGCACAGCCAGGGCTCGACCATGGTGATGGGCATCGCCAACCTCGCGATGCTCACGGGCAACCTCGGGCGCCCCGGCGTCGGCGTGAACCCGCTCCGCGGCCAGAACAACGTGCAGGGCTCGTGCGACATGGGCTCGTTCCCTCACGAGCTCCCCGGCTATCGCCACGTCTCCGACCCTGCCGTGCGCGCGCTGTTCGAGACGGCCTGGGGGACCACGCTCGAGCCTGAGCCGGGCCTGCGCATCCCAAACATGTTCGACGCCGCCTTGGACGGATCGTTCAAGGGCCTTTACGTGCAAGGCGAGGACATCGCGCAGTCCGACCCCGACACCCACCACGTGGCCGCCGCGCTCGGCTCGCTCGAGTGCCTCATCGTCCAAGACCTCTTCATGAACGAGACGGCCAAGCTCGCGCACGTCTTCCTGCCGGGCTCGTCGTTCCTCGAGAAGGACGGCACGTTCACCAACGCAGAGCGCCGCATCTCGCGGGTCCGCAAGGTGATGCCGCCGCTCGCCGGGAAGGCGGACTGGGAGACGACCGTGGGCCTCGCGGCCGCCCTCGGCTACACCATGAGCTATTCGCATCCATCGGAAGTCATGGATGAAATCGCGAGACTTACGCCCACCTTCCGGGGCGTCAGCTACGCGCGAATCGACGCGCTCGGCAGCCTGCAGTGGCCCTGCAACGACGAGGCGCCGGACGGCACTCCGGTCATGCACGTGGGCGAGTTCGTGCGGGGCAGGGGGCGCTTCGTCGTCACCGAGTACGTGCCCACGAGCGAGCGGGTGACGCGCAAGTTCCCGCTGCTGCTCACCACCGGCCGCATCCTCTCGCAGTACAACGTCGGCGCGCAGACCCGTCGCACGCTGAACGTGGTGTGGCACGACGAGGACCTCCTCGAGATCCACCCGCACGACGCCGAGCACCGCGGCATCCGCGAGGGCGACCGGGTGAGCCTCGCCAGCCGCGTGGGCGACACAGTCCTCCGCGCCACGGTGACCGAGCGCGTGCAGCCCGGCGTGGTGTACACGACGTTCCACCACCCCGAGTCGGGCGCGAACGTCGTGACGACCGACAACGCCGACTGGGCCACGAGCTGCCCCGAGTACAAGGTCACCGCCGTGCAGGTCGCGCTCGTGACCGAGCTGTCAGGGTGGCAGAGGCGCTTCGAGCGCGACAGCGAGGCGCAGCACGGGCTCGTCCAGCTCCGAGCTCGCCGTGAACGCAGCGGCGGGGGCGGCGCCTCGTGA
- a CDS encoding SPFH domain-containing protein — protein MLLGFAAGLGLYLAYLFFHCWFRVKEGHLAVVTEFGAARKKPDGKQLVTDGPGLHMKRPWEHVVTVTMMEQNLDLSGQEGGSAAMAEDGTVLRLDSMLRYVPHEAELEGYLFGMKNPTEHITGLFTCLLRNEIANFRKDSGDALALPGAGFDFATHAGSYALIRRERGLLNRRIAEFCRTQIGDRYGVRFNAVDLTDILPPDELADALNAVIQAHTDAEARYFRAEGESQQRIMAAERGVAIASARAAAIETEIRALGAYLSELSAAGTLAPYVARRRAEVLSESRVVYLKEGGS, from the coding sequence ATGCTGCTAGGCTTCGCCGCGGGGCTGGGGCTCTACCTCGCCTACCTCTTTTTCCACTGCTGGTTTCGCGTGAAGGAGGGCCACCTGGCGGTGGTCACCGAGTTCGGCGCGGCCCGAAAGAAGCCCGACGGCAAGCAGCTCGTCACGGACGGCCCAGGCCTGCACATGAAGCGGCCCTGGGAGCACGTGGTCACCGTCACGATGATGGAGCAGAACCTCGACCTCTCGGGCCAAGAGGGCGGCAGCGCCGCCATGGCCGAGGACGGCACGGTGCTGCGGCTCGACTCCATGCTCCGCTACGTGCCGCACGAGGCCGAGCTCGAGGGCTACCTCTTCGGAATGAAGAACCCCACCGAGCACATCACGGGCCTCTTCACCTGTCTTTTACGCAATGAAATCGCGAACTTTCGAAAGGATTCCGGCGACGCGCTGGCGCTCCCCGGGGCGGGCTTCGACTTCGCTACGCACGCGGGCTCGTACGCCCTCATCCGCCGCGAGCGCGGCCTCCTGAACCGACGCATCGCCGAGTTCTGCCGCACGCAGATCGGCGACCGGTACGGCGTCCGCTTCAACGCCGTGGACCTCACCGACATCCTCCCGCCCGACGAGCTCGCCGACGCGCTCAACGCGGTGATCCAGGCGCACACCGACGCCGAGGCGCGCTACTTCCGCGCGGAGGGCGAGAGCCAGCAGCGCATCATGGCGGCCGAGCGAGGCGTGGCGATCGCGTCCGCGCGGGCCGCGGCCATCGAGACCGAGATCCGCGCTCTCGGCGCGTACCTCTCGGAGCTCTCGGCGGCCGGCACGCTCGCCCCCTACGTGGCGAGGCGGCGCGCCGAGGTGCTCTCGGAGTCGCGCGTCGTGTATCTGAAGGAGGGCGGATCATGA
- the fdhD gene encoding formate dehydrogenase accessory sulfurtransferase FdhD, translating to MSAVHELDVYASANGEAQRSRDRVAVEAPLLLRLRRAGVDAGEATLLMRTPGHDEELVRGFLFCEGLLRGERDLLGIERPEGLTGDERGNVLVADLASDAPGSLARFSIGSSSCGACGKTSLSSLDVEGDLRAAALTIASDVLRSLPARMADAQPTFRATGGVHASALFSPGGDLVLAREDVGRHNALDKVVGWALRAGSLPLSSHVLLVSGRVSYDLAQKAILCGVPVLAAVGAPSSYAVSLAARAGLTLVGFVRPESHVVYTASERVASPT from the coding sequence GTGAGCGCCGTCCACGAGCTCGACGTCTACGCGAGCGCCAACGGGGAGGCGCAGCGGTCGCGCGATCGCGTCGCCGTGGAGGCGCCGCTGCTCCTGCGCCTTCGCCGCGCCGGCGTCGACGCCGGCGAGGCGACGCTCCTGATGCGCACGCCCGGGCACGACGAGGAGCTCGTGCGCGGGTTCCTCTTCTGCGAGGGGCTCCTCCGAGGCGAGCGCGATCTGCTCGGCATCGAGCGCCCCGAGGGGCTCACCGGCGACGAGCGAGGCAACGTGCTCGTGGCCGACCTCGCCTCCGACGCGCCGGGCTCACTGGCGCGCTTCTCGATCGGCTCTTCGAGCTGCGGCGCTTGCGGAAAGACCTCGCTGTCGTCGCTCGACGTGGAGGGCGATCTGCGCGCCGCCGCGCTCACGATCGCGAGCGACGTGCTGCGGTCGCTCCCAGCGCGCATGGCGGACGCCCAGCCCACCTTCCGCGCCACCGGCGGCGTCCACGCCTCGGCGCTCTTCTCACCTGGCGGCGATCTCGTGCTCGCGCGTGAAGACGTGGGCCGCCACAACGCGCTCGACAAGGTCGTCGGCTGGGCGCTCCGCGCGGGGTCCTTGCCCCTGTCCTCGCACGTGCTGCTCGTCTCCGGTCGCGTGAGCTACGACCTCGCGCAGAAGGCGATTTTGTGTGGCGTGCCGGTGCTCGCCGCGGTCGGCGCGCCCTCGTCGTACGCGGTCTCGCTCGCCGCGCGGGCGGGGCTCACGCTCGTGGGGTTCGTCCGACCGGAGAGCCACGTCGTGTACACCGCGTCGGAGCGCGTCGCCTCACCCACCTGA
- a CDS encoding SPFH domain-containing protein — translation MTDKMAMVVGLVVGLACLPLLGLLFKRLTVSVEDGEAAVVTRFGKLAATLDKPGLHWLPERLFPWVEVHVVSLKRDFRHFQDVHVNDARGTTVMVDLWLELRVEDPVKALFQVADWNASLQNLVLHAATSILGNLEFQKILCDRTELATVLHRDIAQETKRWGIDLEFVFIRKVNLLPAVSRQIFETIAARLERTKADIDEAGRLSVAELDANTSVKVASLVAEAKGQYPLAVGRAFAALKADPAVFDAYNELYGLSLVRPHRTVAFRGFADGELRAGDAAMIPLAEAPGATIGRDDTPHAPR, via the coding sequence ATGACCGACAAGATGGCGATGGTGGTCGGGTTGGTCGTGGGGCTCGCGTGCCTCCCCCTCCTGGGGCTGCTGTTCAAGCGGCTCACCGTGAGCGTGGAGGACGGCGAGGCCGCCGTGGTGACCCGCTTCGGGAAGCTCGCGGCCACGCTCGACAAACCGGGTCTTCACTGGCTCCCGGAGCGCCTCTTCCCGTGGGTCGAGGTGCACGTGGTGTCGCTCAAGCGCGACTTCCGCCACTTCCAAGACGTGCACGTCAACGACGCGCGCGGCACCACGGTCATGGTCGATCTCTGGCTCGAGCTGCGGGTCGAAGACCCCGTGAAGGCGCTCTTCCAGGTGGCCGACTGGAACGCCTCGCTCCAGAACCTCGTCCTGCACGCCGCGACGAGCATCCTCGGCAACCTCGAGTTCCAGAAGATCCTCTGCGACCGCACCGAGCTCGCGACGGTGCTCCACCGAGACATCGCCCAGGAGACCAAGCGCTGGGGCATCGACCTCGAGTTCGTGTTCATCCGCAAGGTGAACCTGCTGCCCGCGGTGTCTCGCCAGATCTTCGAGACCATCGCCGCGCGGCTCGAGCGCACGAAGGCCGACATCGACGAGGCGGGCCGCCTCTCCGTGGCGGAGCTCGACGCGAACACCAGCGTGAAGGTGGCGAGCCTCGTCGCCGAGGCGAAGGGGCAGTACCCGCTCGCGGTCGGCCGAGCGTTCGCCGCGCTGAAGGCCGACCCGGCCGTGTTCGACGCCTACAACGAGCTCTACGGCTTGTCGCTCGTGCGGCCGCACCGCACCGTCGCGTTCCGCGGCTTCGCCGACGGCGAGCTCCGGGCAGGCGACGCGGCGATGATCCCGCTGGCCGAGGCCCCCGGCGCCACCATCGGCCGCGACGACACGCCACACGCGCCCCGCTGA
- a CDS encoding formate dehydrogenase subunit delta, with protein sequence MKTEKLVRMANDIATFFESDPDLAAGRAQIAAHLTRFWDPRMRRELVAHVDERAGEGLRPSALEAILAHRATLVGPAAPADRDGAVGGS encoded by the coding sequence GTGAAGACCGAGAAGCTCGTCCGGATGGCGAACGACATCGCCACGTTCTTCGAGTCCGACCCCGACCTCGCGGCCGGCCGGGCGCAAATCGCAGCGCACCTCACGAGGTTCTGGGACCCGCGCATGCGCCGGGAGCTGGTCGCCCACGTCGACGAGCGCGCGGGCGAGGGGCTCCGCCCGAGCGCGCTGGAAGCGATCCTGGCCCACCGAGCGACGCTCGTCGGCCCGGCCGCGCCGGCGGACCGAGATGGGGCGGTGGGCGGCTCGTGA
- a CDS encoding formate dehydrogenase, which yields MTRATRVYVPRDSAALSVGADEVAKAIAAHAAAARVPLTLVRNGSRGMFWREPLVEVQTPAGRVAYGPITVADVPGLFEAQFQRGGEHPLFLGLTEQLPFLRAQDRLTFARVGVTDPLDLDDYAAHGGLRGLREALALAPAQIVDAMIRSGLRGRGGAAFPAGVKWRTVLEAPLAEGQTKYVVCNADEGDSGTFSDRMILEGDPYLLLEGMAIAARATGATRGFIYLRSEYPHAERVLLDAIAIARKARLLGPSVLGSDLAFDVELRRGAGAYICGEETALLESLEGKRGMVRPKPPLPALAGLFGAPTVVNNVITLATAPVILDKGPDYYASFGAGRSRGTLPFQLAGNVKQGGLVEKGFGLSLRQLIDDFGGGSATGRPIRAVQVGGPLGAYFPQSKLDTPLDYEPFAAAGGLLGHGGVVVFDDTVDMGKMARYAMEFCALESCGKCTPCRVGSVRGVEVIDALRAEREPARRAAKLTLLRDLCDTLLHGSLCAMGGMTPYPVLSAVDAFPEDLGPAPDDPAEPTQAAAAEAACTQ from the coding sequence GTGACGCGCGCGACGCGGGTGTACGTCCCGCGCGACTCGGCCGCGCTCTCGGTGGGCGCCGACGAGGTCGCGAAGGCCATCGCCGCGCACGCGGCGGCCGCCAGGGTGCCGCTCACGCTCGTGCGCAACGGGTCGCGCGGGATGTTCTGGCGCGAGCCGCTGGTCGAGGTCCAGACGCCCGCGGGCCGCGTGGCCTACGGCCCCATCACCGTGGCGGACGTGCCCGGGCTCTTCGAGGCGCAGTTCCAGCGCGGCGGCGAGCACCCCCTCTTCCTCGGCCTGACCGAGCAGCTGCCCTTCCTGCGCGCCCAGGACCGCCTCACCTTCGCGCGCGTGGGCGTCACGGATCCGCTCGATCTCGACGACTACGCCGCGCACGGCGGGCTCCGCGGGCTCCGCGAGGCGCTCGCGCTCGCGCCCGCGCAGATCGTCGACGCGATGATCCGCTCGGGCCTGCGCGGGCGCGGAGGCGCCGCGTTCCCAGCGGGCGTCAAGTGGCGCACCGTGCTGGAGGCGCCGCTCGCCGAGGGGCAGACCAAATACGTCGTGTGCAACGCCGACGAGGGCGACTCGGGCACGTTCTCGGATCGCATGATCCTCGAGGGCGATCCGTACCTGCTCCTCGAGGGCATGGCCATCGCCGCGCGGGCCACGGGCGCGACGAGGGGCTTCATCTACCTTCGCTCCGAGTACCCGCACGCCGAGCGGGTGCTCCTCGACGCGATCGCGATCGCGCGTAAGGCGCGGCTGCTCGGCCCGAGCGTGCTCGGCAGCGACCTCGCCTTCGACGTCGAGCTCCGCCGCGGCGCGGGCGCGTACATCTGCGGCGAGGAGACCGCGCTGCTCGAGAGCCTCGAGGGCAAGCGCGGCATGGTGCGCCCGAAGCCGCCGCTGCCGGCGCTCGCAGGCCTCTTCGGCGCGCCCACCGTCGTGAACAACGTCATCACCCTGGCGACGGCCCCGGTCATTTTAGACAAGGGCCCTGACTACTACGCCTCGTTCGGCGCGGGGCGCTCACGGGGCACCCTGCCGTTCCAGCTCGCCGGGAACGTGAAGCAAGGCGGCCTCGTGGAGAAGGGCTTCGGGCTCTCGCTGCGGCAGCTCATCGACGACTTCGGCGGCGGCTCGGCGACCGGCCGACCGATCCGAGCGGTGCAGGTGGGCGGGCCTCTCGGCGCCTATTTTCCGCAGTCGAAGCTCGACACGCCCCTCGACTACGAGCCGTTCGCGGCGGCGGGCGGCCTGCTCGGTCACGGCGGCGTCGTCGTGTTCGACGACACGGTGGACATGGGCAAGATGGCCCGCTACGCGATGGAGTTCTGCGCGCTCGAGTCGTGCGGGAAGTGCACGCCGTGCCGCGTCGGCTCGGTCCGCGGCGTCGAGGTGATCGACGCGCTGCGCGCCGAGCGAGAGCCCGCCCGCCGGGCCGCGAAGCTCACGCTGCTACGCGATCTCTGCGACACGCTCCTCCACGGCTCGCTCTGCGCGATGGGGGGCATGACGCCCTACCCCGTGCTCAGCGCGGTCGACGCGTTCCCCGAGGACCTGGGCCCGGCCCCAGACGACCCCGCCGAGCCCACCCAAGCTGCCGCAGCGGAGGCCGCATGTACTCAGTGA
- a CDS encoding serine/threonine protein kinase, which translates to MMHIGDKVGKYELLYPIGEGGMGEVWVGRLRSLGGFESYVAIKVIHGRFAREKRFRDMFLDEARVSALISHPNVVSTQDVAVEGDMLYQVMEYVDGDALAGLQASMTEHNERMPVPVALRIAADVCAGLHAAHELRGPDGRPRGIVHRDVSPQNILVGANGAVKLIDFGVALMQDRLAEDSQGTLKGKLRYMPPEQATGAKVDRRADVYALGAVLYEMVAGYLPFDDRTEAVYFRALIQGDAPAPLPPEIPQDVADVIARAMATNKEDRYATTEQMGDDLGVILRKRPANIASFVEIHLSPHAQRRRTAIKESAADAVGATSPALALGDRGQQSTEPEGAAPAERVPPAPAAASAPDLNRSVSLSLAYPTPGPMELSTADFMTGSHDATDGTGRGAHAPSLDVPSLDVPAARAPAPARPRPAAALELETEDPRVSGRDLQLGGPPPHDLDDPTRARTRGHARPSPAAPPARGTPFVTGAVGVIREAPREGPKLGRALAILGVVVAIVVAGVLAAPAVAKVRITRAAAARGLDLEIERAKVSFSGIELERVHATGAGLPLKTATAERVHISFSGNMGIEGLQVSMLGAAKDLPAALDRLGADSAGTYELEATGVQIEWREPFGKGTILETHDCRFGLAHQEGVSEVRGLRLYSADLTLRAPQGKAGPFTLNIDESEARRRARLVFEPGKLEGPNVFLILGGTTATTHVNARIPRTTLSALRVPAPFVGLPAGVDPTLEVNAGVSFEPDGRVRGEGKAMVAGLALAGNRAKTPLELDFSLVGNSGKPVEISRGVATYGPITGTFGGQFTRDPVRGELRFASRALPCRSFVAAEARASLGAAGALAAELFNNVVPVTGAVNVKGTVAFDPLELGAAKVSFDVKDTCGVALFRP; encoded by the coding sequence GTGATGCATATCGGCGACAAGGTAGGGAAATACGAGCTCCTTTACCCCATCGGTGAGGGGGGAATGGGCGAGGTGTGGGTGGGGCGCCTGCGTTCGCTCGGCGGCTTCGAGTCGTACGTCGCCATCAAGGTGATCCACGGGCGCTTCGCCCGCGAGAAGCGCTTCCGCGACATGTTCCTCGACGAGGCCCGTGTCTCGGCGCTGATCTCCCACCCCAACGTCGTGAGCACGCAGGACGTCGCCGTCGAGGGCGACATGCTCTACCAGGTCATGGAATACGTCGACGGCGACGCGCTGGCGGGGCTCCAGGCATCCATGACGGAGCACAACGAGCGCATGCCGGTCCCCGTGGCGCTCCGCATCGCCGCCGACGTGTGCGCCGGCCTCCACGCGGCGCACGAGCTCCGCGGGCCCGACGGGCGCCCCCGCGGGATCGTTCACCGCGACGTGTCGCCACAGAACATTCTGGTCGGCGCGAACGGCGCGGTGAAGCTCATCGATTTCGGTGTCGCGCTCATGCAAGATCGCCTCGCCGAGGACTCGCAGGGCACCCTGAAAGGCAAGCTCCGCTACATGCCACCGGAGCAGGCCACGGGCGCGAAGGTCGATCGGCGCGCCGACGTCTACGCCCTCGGGGCGGTGCTGTACGAGATGGTCGCGGGCTACCTCCCCTTCGACGATCGCACGGAGGCCGTCTACTTTCGGGCGCTCATCCAGGGCGACGCCCCGGCGCCGCTGCCCCCCGAGATCCCGCAGGACGTCGCCGACGTGATCGCGCGCGCGATGGCGACGAACAAGGAGGACCGCTACGCGACGACGGAGCAGATGGGCGATGACCTCGGCGTGATCCTTCGCAAACGCCCTGCGAACATCGCATCGTTCGTCGAAATCCACCTCTCGCCCCACGCGCAGCGTCGGCGGACGGCGATCAAGGAAAGCGCCGCGGACGCCGTGGGCGCGACCAGCCCGGCCCTCGCCCTCGGCGATCGCGGCCAGCAGAGCACGGAGCCCGAGGGGGCGGCGCCCGCGGAGCGGGTTCCGCCTGCGCCCGCAGCCGCGAGCGCGCCCGATCTGAATCGCTCGGTCTCACTCTCCCTGGCGTACCCGACACCGGGCCCGATGGAGCTGTCGACGGCCGACTTCATGACCGGCTCGCACGACGCGACCGACGGCACAGGGCGCGGGGCGCACGCGCCCTCTCTCGACGTGCCGTCTCTGGACGTGCCCGCCGCCCGGGCCCCGGCCCCCGCGCGACCGCGGCCCGCGGCCGCGCTCGAGCTCGAAACGGAAGACCCCCGCGTCTCGGGCCGCGACCTCCAGCTCGGCGGCCCGCCCCCCCACGATCTCGACGACCCCACGCGCGCGCGCACGCGCGGGCACGCGCGTCCGAGCCCCGCGGCTCCGCCCGCGCGCGGCACCCCGTTCGTCACGGGCGCCGTCGGTGTGATCCGGGAGGCACCCCGCGAAGGCCCGAAGCTCGGGCGGGCGCTCGCGATCCTCGGGGTGGTCGTCGCGATCGTCGTCGCGGGGGTCCTCGCGGCGCCCGCCGTGGCGAAGGTGCGCATCACCCGGGCGGCGGCGGCGAGGGGCCTCGACCTCGAGATAGAGCGCGCCAAGGTGAGCTTCTCTGGCATCGAGCTGGAGCGCGTCCACGCCACGGGCGCCGGGTTGCCCCTCAAGACCGCGACGGCCGAGCGCGTCCATATCTCGTTCAGCGGGAACATGGGCATCGAGGGCCTCCAGGTCTCCATGCTGGGCGCGGCGAAGGATCTCCCCGCGGCGCTCGATCGGCTCGGCGCGGACAGCGCGGGCACCTACGAGCTCGAGGCGACCGGCGTCCAGATCGAGTGGCGCGAGCCGTTCGGCAAGGGCACGATCCTCGAGACCCACGACTGCAGGTTCGGCCTCGCCCACCAAGAGGGCGTGAGCGAGGTGCGTGGCCTGAGGCTGTACTCCGCAGACCTCACCCTGCGCGCCCCCCAGGGCAAGGCGGGACCGTTCACGCTCAACATCGACGAGAGCGAGGCGCGGCGACGCGCGCGGCTCGTGTTCGAGCCGGGCAAGCTCGAGGGACCGAACGTCTTCCTCATCCTCGGCGGGACGACCGCCACGACCCACGTCAACGCGCGGATCCCTCGCACGACCCTCTCAGCGCTCCGAGTTCCCGCGCCGTTCGTTGGGCTCCCCGCGGGGGTCGACCCGACGCTCGAGGTGAACGCTGGCGTCTCGTTCGAGCCCGACGGGCGCGTGCGCGGCGAAGGCAAGGCGATGGTGGCGGGCCTCGCCCTCGCCGGCAACCGCGCGAAGACGCCGCTCGAGCTCGACTTCTCCCTGGTCGGCAACAGCGGGAAGCCGGTCGAGATCTCGCGGGGGGTGGCGACCTACGGCCCCATCACCGGCACGTTCGGAGGGCAGTTCACCCGCGATCCCGTGCGCGGCGAGCTGCGCTTTGCCTCGCGGGCGCTCCCCTGTCGCTCGTTCGTCGCGGCGGAGGCGCGGGCCAGCCTCGGCGCCGCCGGCGCGCTCGCGGCCGAGCTGTTCAACAACGTCGTGCCGGTGACCGGCGCGGTGAACGTGAAGGGCACGGTCGCGTTCGATCCGCTCGAGCTCGGGGCGGCGAAGGTCTCGTTCGACGTGAAGGACACGTGCGGCGTCGCCTTGTTCCGCCCCTAG
- a CDS encoding formate dehydrogenase subunit gamma has product MPHSPPGEPRSPEPTTDVIGEVLAAFGPDGRTPRADLLLPMLHAIHDRLGYLPPEATPRLARALNRSNAEVHGVITFYHDFRAAPPGRHVLKLCRAEACQAMGGAALEARAKRRLGVDYRETSADGAVTLEAVYCLGNCALSPAAMVDGRPVGRLTAARLDALLAELGVHAAPERAP; this is encoded by the coding sequence GTGCCGCATTCTCCCCCCGGCGAGCCCCGCTCGCCCGAGCCGACGACCGACGTGATCGGCGAGGTCCTCGCCGCCTTCGGGCCCGACGGGCGCACCCCGCGCGCCGACCTGCTCTTGCCCATGCTCCACGCCATCCACGACAGGCTGGGCTACTTGCCGCCGGAGGCGACCCCGCGCCTCGCGCGCGCGCTCAACCGCTCGAACGCGGAAGTGCATGGAGTCATTACCTTTTACCACGACTTTCGCGCCGCTCCGCCTGGCCGCCACGTGCTGAAGTTGTGCCGCGCCGAGGCCTGCCAGGCGATGGGCGGCGCGGCGCTCGAGGCCCGCGCGAAGCGGCGCCTCGGCGTCGACTACCGCGAGACCTCGGCCGACGGCGCGGTCACGCTCGAGGCGGTCTATTGCCTCGGCAACTGCGCGCTCTCGCCCGCCGCGATGGTCGACGGGCGCCCGGTCGGGAGGCTCACGGCCGCGAGGCTCGACGCGCTGCTCGCCGAGCTCGGCGTGCACGCGGCGCCGGAGCGCGCCCCGTGA